The DNA sequence TATTTCAGCGTCTCATCATTTTCGAACAGCTCGCCGGCATAGATGCCGTTATCCGGGTTGAACTGGTAGACTTTCATGGCCCGCCTCCTGTGCGCGTTCCTGCTACGATTACAGGATATCAGGGGTCTCATAAGGTGTGTGTCAAAATGGGGTGCAGGCCCGTCAAGAAGGTATCAAGACTTCAACTCCGCACCCGTATGGGGAGGATGACCGTTGTGAGGCCGTCCCACTGAAGGCGGCGCTGGATGGCGAAGGCGGTCTCGTTGTGCAGCATCCGGTGGTAGAACTTTTCCAGCCTGAAGGTGAGCTGGCCGGTGAAGACCACTGACCGTGGGTACTCTTCGTGTACCTGCTTGCAGATACCGGTGACGGTTTCCACCACGTCGGTGGCCACCTCCATGCGGTAGTCCGCGGCGAAGCCGAGCCGCCGCGCCAGATTAACGTATTTCTCCAGTCCCGCCTTGGCCGAGGCCTCCAGGGCCTCCACCTCTTCGGCCCCCTTGAAGGAGCCGGAGTCGACCACCGCCACGGAGACGAACACCACGTTCTTGTAGGTCTGGGGGAAGATGGTCAGGATCGAGAGCAGGGTATGCACGCCAAAGCCGCTGTAGCCGGAGACCAGTTGGATGGCGGTGGTATCGTTGCGGTTCAGGGGCGCGTCGTTATAGGGACGGGTGATGGGAAAGTCCAGCAGGGCTTCGTCCAGTTGGGCGATCCCCCGGCGCACCCTGGTGTAATGCCCCTTGATCTGGTAGCAAAGGGCGATGACCACCGAAGTGATCAGCAGGGTCAGCCATCCCCCCTCGGCGAACTTCTCCACCGTGGTGATGACCAGGATGGTAGCGCAGATCACGAGACCTACGAGGTGCACGCTCAGGTGTTGGAGCCACTTCGGGTCTTCCGTGCGGCGCTGGATGAAAAAGCGCGACATGCCCAGTTGGGAAAGGGAGAAGGTGACGAAGACATTGATGGAGTACATGACGATGAGCGCATCGACCGATCCTCCGGTATAGAGCAGCAGTGCAATGGCCGCCGTGCCCATGAGCATGATGCCGTTGCGCATGGTCAGCCTGACGGAGAGGGCGGCAAAGCGGTGGGGGAACCAGGAATCCACCGCCATGTTGGCCATGACCCGCGGCCCGTCCACGAAACCGGTCTGGGCGGCCACCAGGAGCAGGGCGCCCTCCGAGAAGATGGTGATGAAGGCTACCGCGTGCCCCATGGGCCAGTCGCTGAACAGGCCGTCGGCCAGGACGGCGTTGAGGGTCTTCCCCTCCACCGGTCTGACGCCGATGAGGGAGTAGCAGAGGAAGAGCACCCCGGCGGTGAAGGCCAGGGAGGCGGCCATGTAGACCATGGT is a window from the Oryzomonas sagensis genome containing:
- a CDS encoding APC family permease is translated as MEPENDPADSSIFKKIARAVFGSPKLIKDPHLFHKMSLIPILAWVGLGADGLSSSAYGPEEAFRALGQHTYLAILLGLATAVTVFIISYAYSRIIEHFPHGGGGYIVATHMLGEKAGVVSGSALLVDYVLTITVSIAACVDAMFSYVPHQFHHYKVPFACFLAVVLIILNIRGVKESISVLAPIFATFVVTHILMLLDGIFTHTDRFAPITRDFSSGLHQDLSTIGFFGILLLFMRAYSLGGGTYTGIEAVSNGLQIMREPRVQTGKRTMVYMAASLAFTAGVLFLCYSLIGVRPVEGKTLNAVLADGLFSDWPMGHAVAFITIFSEGALLLVAAQTGFVDGPRVMANMAVDSWFPHRFAALSVRLTMRNGIMLMGTAAIALLLYTGGSVDALIVMYSINVFVTFSLSQLGMSRFFIQRRTEDPKWLQHLSVHLVGLVICATILVITTVEKFAEGGWLTLLITSVVIALCYQIKGHYTRVRRGIAQLDEALLDFPITRPYNDAPLNRNDTTAIQLVSGYSGFGVHTLLSILTIFPQTYKNVVFVSVAVVDSGSFKGAEEVEALEASAKAGLEKYVNLARRLGFAADYRMEVATDVVETVTGICKQVHEEYPRSVVFTGQLTFRLEKFYHRMLHNETAFAIQRRLQWDGLTTVILPIRVRS